The Mytilus galloprovincialis chromosome 2, xbMytGall1.hap1.1, whole genome shotgun sequence genome has a window encoding:
- the LOC143064229 gene encoding uncharacterized protein LOC143064229 isoform X1 encodes MMWDLQRTKEFMEDETTCGPLCQHPSCWSSSNRKIKGIPHYAPRIPSPDSIETDLPTVKVYNMLGEYGDDEKDLYPAKHYGKPAHTRKSSLPLVKDGMTKSASSGFKPKAPAGTPISVDTKSRTVKKPVKVVEVQEVFDVDDLNSTWDNAFVPKQCLVWVPNPNYKRKVTQDQMASINQLSQGSKPKLLLKDITGDMLPTDLDYDQMSFTRLQNWPIWPVLKRRRGRSPPPSSRMITPYSRGTLNYRSQGGRRPQFIFDMEGNPVYAELDELLELPREILIQVLDNAKPSDFTSREAMHELIEKFFPSFDRGISNLTSTSVELLQQKKMNIHEGKSRNLRTGHLIETKPVFHLDEDGVEQPKHIVDAISERSHQPLDSEYVESIRDLYINRKREYNQKKPLPPIGHDQQLVKKKKPKKVKNQKTKLASISLGLPELPTGVKHTKSFTYNKKNYQHVDLTIAPVPTPPVSVRESESQASEHGTTVRVNIPSVESERKEALHDEAGSTDTPHSSRSGREAAPMHTVSPALSTKVPHAPATTPATHQTPTGTFSRDTTMRSNVQTRGDTREGVSSPTQNIRAPTNSPRLSPEPTGGLDTIKEAQHEGGMDSAHPVSRGGRSVRFSQDVPEVPAPPSSPDREIEGPRSSVTTPMEQPETPKPTSGHTIRSNKSTVNSSVKENSELELKPIVSRLKDPSTVSTPEPWPSVNEADYDMTPSGTNAGLHESSQNTHSSSVNLDSRLALGDPSSRNYTTANSTVRSEASSGTSLTSRNASTKGESPAPPPPSPESKDKKQDNPKSGRKRELLSRESSMAPVIEEKDEEHEDTHVRTLVVEVPPLGQPTEKPKEKNHRTTDTFINIDIPAMTMDELSMEKSRSDVSHMTEIIERPGTEENESSGGTMDGHTINTRDAVLSVQTTSEGEPNTLDPDSQSNMDSAGVTPSMGANESPTSTIPENKLKMEDLKFMDQAADDNDDKDDKETKNETDDKDEKDLEMTEEGGDHAGFKHELQEELEKLSQKDSREDNAE; translated from the exons ATGATGTGGGACTTACAGCGGACCAAGGAGTTTATGGAGGATGAAACGACTTGTGGTCCGCTTTGTCAGCACCCCTCCTGTTGGAGTTCTAGTAATAGAAAAATCAAAGGAATACCTCACTATGCACCAAGAATACCATCTCCAGATAGTATTGAAACTG ACCTTCCAACGGTTAAGGTTTATAATATGTTGGGAGAGTATGGGGATGATGAGAAAGATTTATACCCAGCAAAGCATTATGGGAAGCCTGCACATACCAGAAAATCTTCATTACCTTTGGTCAAAGATGGAATGACTAAGAGTGCAAG tagTGGATTTAAGCCAAAGGCCCCAGCAGGCACCCCAATATCTGTTGACACAAAAAGTAGGACAGTAAAAAAACCTGTGAAGGTTGTAGAAGTTCAGGAAGTATTTGATGTGGATGATTTAAACAGTACATGGGATAATGCATTTGTACCAAAGCAGTGTCTCGTTTGGGTACCTAATCCTAATTATAAAAGAAAAGTTACACAAGACCAAAT GGCATCCATCAACCAGCTATCCCAAGGATCTAAACCTAAATTGTTACTAAAGGACATTACAGGTGATATGTTACCAACAGATCTGGATTATGATCAGATGTCTTTTACAAGG CTACAAAATTGGCCAATATGGCCTGTTTTAAAG AGAAGAAGAGGAAGATCCCCACCTCCCTCCAGTAGAATGATTACCCCCTACAGCAGAGGGACACTAAACTACCGATCACAAGGAGGTAGAAGACCACAGTTTATATTTGATATGGAAGG CAATCCTGTATATGCAGA GCTAGATGAATTATTGGAACTTCCACGAGAGATACTAATCCAGGTACTGGACAATGCTAAACCTAG tgaTTTCACATCCAGGGAGGCAATGCATGAGCTGATAGAAAAGTTTTTCCCAAGTTTTGATAGAGGAATTTCAAACCTAACCTCAACTAGTGTTGAACTTTTAcaacaaaagaaaatgaatattcatgaggGAAAATCAAGAAATTTAAGAACAGGACATCTAATAGAAACCAAACCAGTATTTCACTTAGATGAGGATGGTGTGGAACAGCCAAAACATATTGTGGATGCTATTAGTGAGAGAAGTCATCAACCATTAGATAGTGAATACGTAGAATCAATCAGGGATTTGTATATAAACAGAAAAAGAGAATATAATCAGAAGAAACCCTTGCCTCCTATTG GTCATGATCAGCAATTGGTCAAAAAGAAGAAACCTAAGAAAG ttAAAAACCAGAAAACCAAGTTAGCATCAATATCACTTGGGTTACCAGAGTTACCAACTGGTGTGAAACATACAAAGTCATTTACATATAACAAGAAAAATTACCAACATGTTGATCTTACTATTG CTCCAGTACCAACTCCACCAGTGAGTGTTAGGGAGTCTGAAAGTCAGGCGTCAGAACACGGTACAACTGTACGAGTTAACATTCCCTCTGTGGAGTCTGAGAGAAAGGAAGCATTACATGATGAAGCAGGTTCTACAGATACACCACAT TCTTCAAGATCTGGACGTGAAGCAGCCCCCATGCATACTGTATCCCCTGCCTTGTCTACTAAAGTACCACATGCTCCTGCTACAACTCCAGCAACACACCAGACTCCTACTGGTACCTTTAGCAGAGATACCACAATGAGATCAAATGTTCAAACCAGAGGAGATACCAGAGAAGGTGTATCATCACCAACACAAAATATTAGAGCTCCTACAAACTCACCAAGGCTGTCTCCAGAACCAACAG GAGGTCTTGATACAATTAAAGAGGCACAACATGAAGGTGGTATGGATTCAGCACATCCTGTTTCAAGAGGTGGAAGAAGTGTAAGATTTTCACAGGATGTCCCAGAGGTTCCAGCCCCTCCATCATCACCTGACAGGGAAATAGAGGGACCAAGATCTAGTGTTACAACACCTATGGAACAACCTGAAACACCAAAACCAACTTCAGGCCATACTATTAGGTCTAATAAATCAACTGTTAATTCATCTGTCAAAGAAAATAGTGAACTTGAACTGAAACCAATTGTGTCAAGGTTAAAAGATCCATCAACAGTGTCTACCCCAGAACCATGGCCTTCAGTTAATGAGGCAGATTATGATATGACCCCATCTGGAACAAATGCTGGACTTCATGAAAGTAGTCAAAATACTCACTCATCCAGTGTTAACCTGGATTCTAGATTGGCATTGGGAGATCCAAGTTCCAGGAATTATACCACAGCTAATTCTACAGTAAGGTCAGAGGCGAGTAGTGGAACATCACTTACAAGTAGGAATGCCTCTACTAAAGGGGAATCTCCTGCTCCCCCGCCACCATCCCCCGAATCTAAAGACAAAAAACAGGACAATCCCAAATCTGGTCGGAAACGAGAACTATTATCTAGGGAATCTTCTATGGCACCAGTTATTGAGGAAAAAGATGAAGAACATGAAGACACTCATGTTAGAACATTGGTTGTTGAAGTACCACCTCTTGGACAACCTACAGAAAAGccgaaagaaaaaaatcacagaacAACCGATACATTTATTAATATAGACATTCCTGCAATGACTATGGATGAACTGAGTATGGAAAAGTCAAGGTCCGATGTTAGTCACATGACTGAAATTATTGAGAGACCAGGAACTGAGGAAAATGAAAGTAGTGGTGGTACAATGGATGGACACACTATAAATACTCGTGATGCTGTATTGTCAGTTCAGACCACCTCTGAGGGAGAACCTAACACTCTTGATCCTGATTCTCAATCAAATATGGATTCTGCTGGAGTAACACCTTCTATGGGAGCCAACGAATCTCCTACATCTACTATTCCAGAAAACAAACTCAAAATGGAAGATTTAAAATTTATGGACCAGGCTGCGGATGATAATGATGACAAGGATGATAAGGAGACAAAGAATGAGACAGATGATAAGGATGAGAAAGATTTGGAAATGACAGAAGAAGGTGGAGACCATGCTGGGTTTAAACATGAACTACAAGAAGAACTAGAAAAGTTGTCCCAAAAAGATTCCAGAGAAGACAATGCTGAATGA
- the LOC143064229 gene encoding uncharacterized protein LOC143064229 isoform X8 — protein MMWDLQRTKEFMEDETTCGPLCQHPSCWSSSNRKIKGIPHYAPRIPSPDSIETDLPTVKVYNMLGEYGDDEKDLYPAKHYGKPAHTRKSSLPLVKDGMTKSASSGFKPKAPAGTPISVDTKSRTVKKPVKVVEVQEVFDVDDLNSTWDNAFVPKQCLVWVPNPNYKRKVTQDQMASINQLSQGSKPKLLLKDITGDMLPTDLDYDQMSFTRRRRGRSPPPSSRMITPYSRGTLNYRSQGGRRPQFIFDMEGLDELLELPREILIQVLDNAKPSDFTSREAMHELIEKFFPSFDRGISNLTSTSVELLQQKKMNIHEGKSRNLRTGHLIETKPVFHLDEDGVEQPKHIVDAISERSHQPLDSEYVESIRDLYINRKREYNQKKPLPPIVKNQKTKLASISLGLPELPTGVKHTKSFTYNKKNYQHVDLTIAPVPTPPVSVRESESQASEHGTTVRVNIPSVESERKEALHDEAGSTDTPHSSRSGREAAPMHTVSPALSTKVPHAPATTPATHQTPTGTFSRDTTMRSNVQTRGDTREGVSSPTQNIRAPTNSPRLSPEPTGGLDTIKEAQHEGGMDSAHPVSRGGRSVRFSQDVPEVPAPPSSPDREIEGPRSSVTTPMEQPETPKPTSGHTIRSNKSTVNSSVKENSELELKPIVSRLKDPSTVSTPEPWPSVNEADYDMTPSGTNAGLHESSQNTHSSSVNLDSRLALGDPSSRNYTTANSTVRSEASSGTSLTSRNASTKGESPAPPPPSPESKDKKQDNPKSGRKRELLSRESSMAPVIEEKDEEHEDTHVRTLVVEVPPLGQPTEKPKEKNHRTTDTFINIDIPAMTMDELSMEKSRSDVSHMTEIIERPGTEENESSGGTMDGHTINTRDAVLSVQTTSEGEPNTLDPDSQSNMDSAGVTPSMGANESPTSTIPENKLKMEDLKFMDQAADDNDDKDDKETKNETDDKDEKDLEMTEEGGDHAGFKHELQEELEKLSQKDSREDNAE, from the exons ATGATGTGGGACTTACAGCGGACCAAGGAGTTTATGGAGGATGAAACGACTTGTGGTCCGCTTTGTCAGCACCCCTCCTGTTGGAGTTCTAGTAATAGAAAAATCAAAGGAATACCTCACTATGCACCAAGAATACCATCTCCAGATAGTATTGAAACTG ACCTTCCAACGGTTAAGGTTTATAATATGTTGGGAGAGTATGGGGATGATGAGAAAGATTTATACCCAGCAAAGCATTATGGGAAGCCTGCACATACCAGAAAATCTTCATTACCTTTGGTCAAAGATGGAATGACTAAGAGTGCAAG tagTGGATTTAAGCCAAAGGCCCCAGCAGGCACCCCAATATCTGTTGACACAAAAAGTAGGACAGTAAAAAAACCTGTGAAGGTTGTAGAAGTTCAGGAAGTATTTGATGTGGATGATTTAAACAGTACATGGGATAATGCATTTGTACCAAAGCAGTGTCTCGTTTGGGTACCTAATCCTAATTATAAAAGAAAAGTTACACAAGACCAAAT GGCATCCATCAACCAGCTATCCCAAGGATCTAAACCTAAATTGTTACTAAAGGACATTACAGGTGATATGTTACCAACAGATCTGGATTATGATCAGATGTCTTTTACAAGG AGAAGAAGAGGAAGATCCCCACCTCCCTCCAGTAGAATGATTACCCCCTACAGCAGAGGGACACTAAACTACCGATCACAAGGAGGTAGAAGACCACAGTTTATATTTGATATGGAAGG GCTAGATGAATTATTGGAACTTCCACGAGAGATACTAATCCAGGTACTGGACAATGCTAAACCTAG tgaTTTCACATCCAGGGAGGCAATGCATGAGCTGATAGAAAAGTTTTTCCCAAGTTTTGATAGAGGAATTTCAAACCTAACCTCAACTAGTGTTGAACTTTTAcaacaaaagaaaatgaatattcatgaggGAAAATCAAGAAATTTAAGAACAGGACATCTAATAGAAACCAAACCAGTATTTCACTTAGATGAGGATGGTGTGGAACAGCCAAAACATATTGTGGATGCTATTAGTGAGAGAAGTCATCAACCATTAGATAGTGAATACGTAGAATCAATCAGGGATTTGTATATAAACAGAAAAAGAGAATATAATCAGAAGAAACCCTTGCCTCCTATTG ttAAAAACCAGAAAACCAAGTTAGCATCAATATCACTTGGGTTACCAGAGTTACCAACTGGTGTGAAACATACAAAGTCATTTACATATAACAAGAAAAATTACCAACATGTTGATCTTACTATTG CTCCAGTACCAACTCCACCAGTGAGTGTTAGGGAGTCTGAAAGTCAGGCGTCAGAACACGGTACAACTGTACGAGTTAACATTCCCTCTGTGGAGTCTGAGAGAAAGGAAGCATTACATGATGAAGCAGGTTCTACAGATACACCACAT TCTTCAAGATCTGGACGTGAAGCAGCCCCCATGCATACTGTATCCCCTGCCTTGTCTACTAAAGTACCACATGCTCCTGCTACAACTCCAGCAACACACCAGACTCCTACTGGTACCTTTAGCAGAGATACCACAATGAGATCAAATGTTCAAACCAGAGGAGATACCAGAGAAGGTGTATCATCACCAACACAAAATATTAGAGCTCCTACAAACTCACCAAGGCTGTCTCCAGAACCAACAG GAGGTCTTGATACAATTAAAGAGGCACAACATGAAGGTGGTATGGATTCAGCACATCCTGTTTCAAGAGGTGGAAGAAGTGTAAGATTTTCACAGGATGTCCCAGAGGTTCCAGCCCCTCCATCATCACCTGACAGGGAAATAGAGGGACCAAGATCTAGTGTTACAACACCTATGGAACAACCTGAAACACCAAAACCAACTTCAGGCCATACTATTAGGTCTAATAAATCAACTGTTAATTCATCTGTCAAAGAAAATAGTGAACTTGAACTGAAACCAATTGTGTCAAGGTTAAAAGATCCATCAACAGTGTCTACCCCAGAACCATGGCCTTCAGTTAATGAGGCAGATTATGATATGACCCCATCTGGAACAAATGCTGGACTTCATGAAAGTAGTCAAAATACTCACTCATCCAGTGTTAACCTGGATTCTAGATTGGCATTGGGAGATCCAAGTTCCAGGAATTATACCACAGCTAATTCTACAGTAAGGTCAGAGGCGAGTAGTGGAACATCACTTACAAGTAGGAATGCCTCTACTAAAGGGGAATCTCCTGCTCCCCCGCCACCATCCCCCGAATCTAAAGACAAAAAACAGGACAATCCCAAATCTGGTCGGAAACGAGAACTATTATCTAGGGAATCTTCTATGGCACCAGTTATTGAGGAAAAAGATGAAGAACATGAAGACACTCATGTTAGAACATTGGTTGTTGAAGTACCACCTCTTGGACAACCTACAGAAAAGccgaaagaaaaaaatcacagaacAACCGATACATTTATTAATATAGACATTCCTGCAATGACTATGGATGAACTGAGTATGGAAAAGTCAAGGTCCGATGTTAGTCACATGACTGAAATTATTGAGAGACCAGGAACTGAGGAAAATGAAAGTAGTGGTGGTACAATGGATGGACACACTATAAATACTCGTGATGCTGTATTGTCAGTTCAGACCACCTCTGAGGGAGAACCTAACACTCTTGATCCTGATTCTCAATCAAATATGGATTCTGCTGGAGTAACACCTTCTATGGGAGCCAACGAATCTCCTACATCTACTATTCCAGAAAACAAACTCAAAATGGAAGATTTAAAATTTATGGACCAGGCTGCGGATGATAATGATGACAAGGATGATAAGGAGACAAAGAATGAGACAGATGATAAGGATGAGAAAGATTTGGAAATGACAGAAGAAGGTGGAGACCATGCTGGGTTTAAACATGAACTACAAGAAGAACTAGAAAAGTTGTCCCAAAAAGATTCCAGAGAAGACAATGCTGAATGA
- the LOC143064229 gene encoding uncharacterized protein LOC143064229 isoform X6: protein MMWDLQRTKEFMEDETTCGPLCQHPSCWSSSNRKIKGIPHYAPRIPSPDSIETDLPTVKVYNMLGEYGDDEKDLYPAKHYGKPAHTRKSSLPLVKDGMTKSASSGFKPKAPAGTPISVDTKSRTVKKPVKVVEVQEVFDVDDLNSTWDNAFVPKQCLVWVPNPNYKRKVTQDQMASINQLSQGSKPKLLLKDITGDMLPTDLDYDQMSFTRLQNWPIWPVLKRRRGRSPPPSSRMITPYSRGTLNYRSQGGRRPQFIFDMEGNPVYAELDELLELPREILIQVLDNAKPSDFTSREAMHELIEKFFPSFDRGISNLTSTSVELLQQKKMNIHEGKSRNLRTGHLIETKPVFHLDEDGVEQPKHIVDAISERSHQPLDSEYVESIRDLYINRKREYNQKKPLPPIVKNQKTKLASISLGLPELPTGVKHTKSFTYNKKNYQHVDLTIAPVPTPPVSVRESESQASEHGTTVRVNIPSVESERKEALHDEAGSTDTPHSSRSGREAAPMHTVSPALSTKVPHAPATTPATHQTPTGTFSRDTTMRSNVQTRGDTREGVSSPTQNIRAPTNSPRLSPEPTGGLDTIKEAQHEGGMDSAHPVSRGGRSVRFSQDVPEVPAPPSSPDREIEGPRSSVTTPMEQPETPKPTSGHTIRSNKSTVNSSVKENSELELKPIVSRLKDPSTVSTPEPWPSVNEADYDMTPSGTNAGLHESSQNTHSSSVNLDSRLALGDPSSRNYTTANSTVRSEASSGTSLTSRNASTKGESPAPPPPSPESKDKKQDNPKSGRKRELLSRESSMAPVIEEKDEEHEDTHVRTLVVEVPPLGQPTEKPKEKNHRTTDTFINIDIPAMTMDELSMEKSRSDVSHMTEIIERPGTEENESSGGTMDGHTINTRDAVLSVQTTSEGEPNTLDPDSQSNMDSAGVTPSMGANESPTSTIPENKLKMEDLKFMDQAADDNDDKDDKETKNETDDKDEKDLEMTEEGGDHAGFKHELQEELEKLSQKDSREDNAE from the exons ATGATGTGGGACTTACAGCGGACCAAGGAGTTTATGGAGGATGAAACGACTTGTGGTCCGCTTTGTCAGCACCCCTCCTGTTGGAGTTCTAGTAATAGAAAAATCAAAGGAATACCTCACTATGCACCAAGAATACCATCTCCAGATAGTATTGAAACTG ACCTTCCAACGGTTAAGGTTTATAATATGTTGGGAGAGTATGGGGATGATGAGAAAGATTTATACCCAGCAAAGCATTATGGGAAGCCTGCACATACCAGAAAATCTTCATTACCTTTGGTCAAAGATGGAATGACTAAGAGTGCAAG tagTGGATTTAAGCCAAAGGCCCCAGCAGGCACCCCAATATCTGTTGACACAAAAAGTAGGACAGTAAAAAAACCTGTGAAGGTTGTAGAAGTTCAGGAAGTATTTGATGTGGATGATTTAAACAGTACATGGGATAATGCATTTGTACCAAAGCAGTGTCTCGTTTGGGTACCTAATCCTAATTATAAAAGAAAAGTTACACAAGACCAAAT GGCATCCATCAACCAGCTATCCCAAGGATCTAAACCTAAATTGTTACTAAAGGACATTACAGGTGATATGTTACCAACAGATCTGGATTATGATCAGATGTCTTTTACAAGG CTACAAAATTGGCCAATATGGCCTGTTTTAAAG AGAAGAAGAGGAAGATCCCCACCTCCCTCCAGTAGAATGATTACCCCCTACAGCAGAGGGACACTAAACTACCGATCACAAGGAGGTAGAAGACCACAGTTTATATTTGATATGGAAGG CAATCCTGTATATGCAGA GCTAGATGAATTATTGGAACTTCCACGAGAGATACTAATCCAGGTACTGGACAATGCTAAACCTAG tgaTTTCACATCCAGGGAGGCAATGCATGAGCTGATAGAAAAGTTTTTCCCAAGTTTTGATAGAGGAATTTCAAACCTAACCTCAACTAGTGTTGAACTTTTAcaacaaaagaaaatgaatattcatgaggGAAAATCAAGAAATTTAAGAACAGGACATCTAATAGAAACCAAACCAGTATTTCACTTAGATGAGGATGGTGTGGAACAGCCAAAACATATTGTGGATGCTATTAGTGAGAGAAGTCATCAACCATTAGATAGTGAATACGTAGAATCAATCAGGGATTTGTATATAAACAGAAAAAGAGAATATAATCAGAAGAAACCCTTGCCTCCTATTG ttAAAAACCAGAAAACCAAGTTAGCATCAATATCACTTGGGTTACCAGAGTTACCAACTGGTGTGAAACATACAAAGTCATTTACATATAACAAGAAAAATTACCAACATGTTGATCTTACTATTG CTCCAGTACCAACTCCACCAGTGAGTGTTAGGGAGTCTGAAAGTCAGGCGTCAGAACACGGTACAACTGTACGAGTTAACATTCCCTCTGTGGAGTCTGAGAGAAAGGAAGCATTACATGATGAAGCAGGTTCTACAGATACACCACAT TCTTCAAGATCTGGACGTGAAGCAGCCCCCATGCATACTGTATCCCCTGCCTTGTCTACTAAAGTACCACATGCTCCTGCTACAACTCCAGCAACACACCAGACTCCTACTGGTACCTTTAGCAGAGATACCACAATGAGATCAAATGTTCAAACCAGAGGAGATACCAGAGAAGGTGTATCATCACCAACACAAAATATTAGAGCTCCTACAAACTCACCAAGGCTGTCTCCAGAACCAACAG GAGGTCTTGATACAATTAAAGAGGCACAACATGAAGGTGGTATGGATTCAGCACATCCTGTTTCAAGAGGTGGAAGAAGTGTAAGATTTTCACAGGATGTCCCAGAGGTTCCAGCCCCTCCATCATCACCTGACAGGGAAATAGAGGGACCAAGATCTAGTGTTACAACACCTATGGAACAACCTGAAACACCAAAACCAACTTCAGGCCATACTATTAGGTCTAATAAATCAACTGTTAATTCATCTGTCAAAGAAAATAGTGAACTTGAACTGAAACCAATTGTGTCAAGGTTAAAAGATCCATCAACAGTGTCTACCCCAGAACCATGGCCTTCAGTTAATGAGGCAGATTATGATATGACCCCATCTGGAACAAATGCTGGACTTCATGAAAGTAGTCAAAATACTCACTCATCCAGTGTTAACCTGGATTCTAGATTGGCATTGGGAGATCCAAGTTCCAGGAATTATACCACAGCTAATTCTACAGTAAGGTCAGAGGCGAGTAGTGGAACATCACTTACAAGTAGGAATGCCTCTACTAAAGGGGAATCTCCTGCTCCCCCGCCACCATCCCCCGAATCTAAAGACAAAAAACAGGACAATCCCAAATCTGGTCGGAAACGAGAACTATTATCTAGGGAATCTTCTATGGCACCAGTTATTGAGGAAAAAGATGAAGAACATGAAGACACTCATGTTAGAACATTGGTTGTTGAAGTACCACCTCTTGGACAACCTACAGAAAAGccgaaagaaaaaaatcacagaacAACCGATACATTTATTAATATAGACATTCCTGCAATGACTATGGATGAACTGAGTATGGAAAAGTCAAGGTCCGATGTTAGTCACATGACTGAAATTATTGAGAGACCAGGAACTGAGGAAAATGAAAGTAGTGGTGGTACAATGGATGGACACACTATAAATACTCGTGATGCTGTATTGTCAGTTCAGACCACCTCTGAGGGAGAACCTAACACTCTTGATCCTGATTCTCAATCAAATATGGATTCTGCTGGAGTAACACCTTCTATGGGAGCCAACGAATCTCCTACATCTACTATTCCAGAAAACAAACTCAAAATGGAAGATTTAAAATTTATGGACCAGGCTGCGGATGATAATGATGACAAGGATGATAAGGAGACAAAGAATGAGACAGATGATAAGGATGAGAAAGATTTGGAAATGACAGAAGAAGGTGGAGACCATGCTGGGTTTAAACATGAACTACAAGAAGAACTAGAAAAGTTGTCCCAAAAAGATTCCAGAGAAGACAATGCTGAATGA